In the Mycolicibacterium thermoresistibile genome, one interval contains:
- a CDS encoding type II toxin-antitoxin system Rv0910 family toxin, with product MAKLSASVDVPLPPEEAWACAADLTRYKEWLSIHRMWRTKPPETIEKGTVVESIVEVMGMLNRIRWTVVHYKPPQSMTLNGDGKGGVKVKLMGKVRPSETGSTVAFDVHLGGPALFGPIGMLVAGALRGDINESLERFKNVFAPAT from the coding sequence ATGGCCAAACTCTCCGCTTCGGTAGACGTCCCGCTGCCGCCCGAGGAGGCGTGGGCGTGCGCCGCCGATCTGACCCGGTACAAGGAGTGGCTGAGCATCCACCGGATGTGGCGCACCAAGCCGCCCGAGACGATCGAGAAGGGCACCGTCGTCGAGTCGATCGTCGAGGTGATGGGCATGCTCAACCGCATCCGGTGGACGGTGGTGCACTACAAGCCGCCGCAGTCGATGACGCTCAACGGGGACGGCAAGGGCGGCGTCAAGGTCAAGCTGATGGGGAAGGTCCGGCCTTCCGAGACCGGGTCGACCGTGGCGTTCGACGTGCACCTGGGCGGGCCCGCGCTGTTCGGGCCGATCGGCATGCTGGTGGCAGGCGCGCTCAGGGGCGACATCAACGAGTCGCTGGAGCGGTTCAAGAACGTCTTCGCCCCGGCCACCTAG
- a CDS encoding antitoxin codes for MGFLDKVKDWLGKNPDKADAAIEKAGDFVDQRTQGRYAEHVDKVQDAARKYVTGGQAQQGNPTPPHPDQGDQGNPTPQQP; via the coding sequence ATGGGCTTCCTGGACAAGGTGAAGGACTGGCTGGGGAAGAACCCGGACAAGGCCGACGCCGCCATCGAGAAGGCCGGCGACTTCGTCGACCAGCGCACCCAGGGCAGGTACGCCGAGCACGTCGACAAGGTGCAGGACGCCGCCCGTAAGTACGTGACCGGCGGGCAGGCGCAGCAGGGCAACCCCACGCCGCCGCATCCCGACCAGGGCGACCAGGGCAATCCCACCCCACAGCAACCCTGA